One stretch of Argiope bruennichi chromosome 3, qqArgBrue1.1, whole genome shotgun sequence DNA includes these proteins:
- the LOC129963330 gene encoding uncharacterized protein LOC129963330, with amino-acid sequence MTEINFRIVHIPSEKYLSDEEAKRKVEPYMNILKQRIESCGVKDVSISFLNVKKSDDDEDYPEIEEIVFQVQAKLSLPSYIKPGCYREFCKRWKEQFGPSSPPILVLYENGSFINTRRSVDLDREYAGLAFGTMPYNGEFHEYASIQYSNYISFYHDTRNVAIKCYDLELRFSYNNIRNIFVNIGSSPCEVFFDLCNPPLIFRPEAKRNRFVGSYTIDHRTALVKKSSIVMSKLQKVDEIDADTFGRSNVLRITFRNASEVEEIIGRIHFRCSEKPIHYVYLLSVLKIKPVNLNVSLPHFGCTYLLNAMLRRNFILEAQAPNFNIYLNIIRRLCEENGDCLEKALILVLATMDSGKLVNYWHAIERQYHYYLTNLDEINFGHYVVPEKCRMIRRVTLTPTKQMLWSPEIMFSNRVLRNFDSEYALRVSFRDDNNSRLSFFAAFADENVFDFSIRHPMLQGIRIGDRHYEFLAWSNSQIRDHGIWMYAKDSNGNTVRDIRAWMGDFSHIHSVPKYMARMGQCFSQTEDAVSVPLDPRYVKTEKDIEGGYDITNGKPYCFSDGVGKISSSLAKKVHDALGHDKLCSAFQIRYGGYKGMLVIDPTLKDIDIVFRESMKKFDSPNNTRLEIAKTSAPIGLQLNRPFISILNDLGVRHRTFSKLQEEMLRTLTDMLFDEKKAASFLESKTPNQLFTYKDLSASGIYLTTEPFFRSLLLALHRHHVEKIKSKANIAIDPSQGRNMLGVIDETGLLNENEVFVQYTKDIYCGETTKDTVILKRVVLVTKNPCLLPGDVRKFRAVDIPELHHIVDCIVFPQKGSRPHPNEMGGSDLDGDEYAVLWNDDLIFHRPNETPGHFPSAQQEVNYNIRDTDMINFLVKYIKNDQVGAIANAHLAHADYSDIFSAKCIEIAKKFSYAVDYAKTGVSRHLDPPERPDRFPDFMERNYKETYKSKKALGKMYRVAHDYESENQEASITYQDIKVDPDLEYPGWERYKENAIKSRNKYNTLLKTILRNYGIQHEAEVFSGAFTNLHCRFQERKDRDEIEKVVVRCIKRLSKSMNEEFLEEFKDAADAKEIDVRILQKASAWYIITYSDSSAKFLSFPWTVSKFLANIKIRKTGIPPLHFSPIVAEMDKQIKICETKNLLPLDIDSPFWEDFKFICNQDVVKLAFRVLVLWADDEEILTRYGQQGLMPFNTFLRLFLHVAESANYVVSHSKSHNQSVFPTPNGPTFSAASLCLEFFRFCLTLRFYNQYEVREIIPFTVNKYSQLSKRAVVTYHRFALLGKFRTLYFDAIVEERGIHMKPVYIDSKIFPRLPIDSESLRKAEEALMKHSKVEFVRLREIKQTKKVVVFAIGTEQSLKMLKSFLRKKHVWLRQLFTTGNLPLE; translated from the exons ATGACGGAAATCAATTTTCGAATTGTGCATATTCCTtcagaaaaatatctttctgaTGAGGAGGCCAAACGTAAGGTAGAACCTTATATGAACATTTTGAAGCAACGCATTGAGTCGTGTGGTGTTAAAGATGTcagtataagttttttaaatgttaaaaaatctgaCGACGACGAAGATTACccagaaatagaagaaatagttTTCCAGGTCCAGGCTAAATTATCGTTGCCTAGTTATATCAAGCCAGGTTGTTATCGAGAATTCTGTAAGAGGTGGAAAGAACAATTCGGACCATCATCGCCTCCTATTTTAGTCTTGTACGAAAATGGCAGTTTCATTAATACTCGCCGTTCTGTTGATTTAGACAGAGAGTATGCTGGGCTTGCATTTGGTACAATGCCATATAATGGTGAATTTCATGAATATGCATCCATTCAGTACTCTAATTATATAAGCTTTTATCATGATACTCGAAACGTTGCTATAAAATGCTATGATTTAGAATTAAGGTTTTCTTACAACAATATtaggaatatttttgtaaatatagggTCCTCTCCATGCGAAGTGTTTTTCGATTTGTGTAATCCTCCTTTAATttttcgccctgaagcaaagcgCAATAGATTTGTCGGATCTTATACCATAGACCACCGAACTGCTCTAGTGAAGAAATCAAGTATTGTGATGTCAAAACTTCAGAAAGTTGACGAAATTGATGCTGATACGTTTGGCAGATCGAATGTTTTAAGAATAACGTTTCGAAATGCATCTGAAGTTGAAGAAATAATTGGCCGTATTCATTTTCGATGCAGTGAAAAACCAATACATTATGTATATCTTTTATCAGTTTTGAAGATAAAACCAGTTAACTTGAATGTAAGTCTTCCTCATTTTGGTTGCACATACCTGTTGAATGCAATGTTGAGAAGGAATTTCATTTTGGAAGCTCAAGCTCCAAACTTCAATATATACCTCAATATTATACGAAGATTATGTGAAGAGAATGGAGACTGCTTGGAAAAGGCTTTAATTCTTGTTCTTGCTACTATGGATTCGGGAAAGTTAGTGAACTATTGGCATGCAATTGAAAGGCAATATCACTACTATCTAACTAATTTGGATGAGATAAACTTTGGTCATTATGTGGTACCCGAGAAATGTCGGATGATTCGCCGAGTCACTTTGACCCCAACAAAACAGATGTTGTGGTCTCCCGAAATCATGTTTAGTAACcgagttttaagaaattttgactCGGAATACGCGTTACGTGTTTCTTTTAGAGATGATAACAATTCCAGATTGAGTTTTTTTGCTGCATTTGctgatgaaaatgtttttgacttCTCCATAAGACACCCTATGCTCCAAGGAATTCGCATTGGTGATCGGCATTATGAATTTTTGGCGTGGTCTAATTCTCAGATTCGTGACCACGGAATATGGATGTATGCCAAAGATTCTAATGGAAATACTGTTAGAGATATTAGAGCTTGGATGGGAGATTTCTCACATATTCATTCAGTTCCAAAATACATGGCTAGAATGGGACAATGTTTTTCACAAACTGAAGATGCTGTTTCTGTTCCGTTAGATCCGAGGTACGTTAAAACAGAGAAAGACATAGAAGGAGGTTATGATATAACTAATGGAAAACCATATTGTTTCTCCGATGGCGTGGGCAAAATTTCTTCTTCTCTTGCAAAGAAG GTGCATGATGCCCTCGGTCATGATAAATTATGTAGTGCGTTCCAGATACGCTATGGAGGATACAAAGGGATGCTTGTTATTGACCCAACATTGAAGGATATTGACATAGTGTTTCGTGAGAGCATGAAGAAGTTTGATTCCCCGAATAACACCAGACTAGAAATAGCTAAAACAAGTGCTCCTA ttGGTTTGCAGCTGAACAGACCATTCATATCTATCCTGAATGATCTGGGAGTGCGACATCGAACATTTTCAAAGTTGCAAGAAGAAATGCTACGTACTTTAACTGATATGCTCTTTGATGAGAAAAAAGCTGCTAGTTTCTTAGAATCTAAAACACCTAATCAATTATTTACTTACAAGGATCTCTCTGCATCTGGAATTTATTTAACTACTGAGCCCTTCTTCCGCTCGTTGTTGCTTGCACTCCATCGACACCATGTTG aaaaaatcaaatcaaaagccAACATTGCTATTGATCCCAGTCAAGGAAGAAATATGCTAGGTGTTATAGATGAGACTGGGCTGTTGAATGAAAATGAAGTGTTCGTCCAGTATACCAAAGATATATATTGTGGTGAAACTACTAAAGATACCGTTATACTAAAAA gagTAGTCCTTGTTACTAAGAATCCTTGTCTTTTACCTGGAGATGTAAGGAAATTCAGAGCTGTTGACATTCCTGAATTACACCACATAGTTGATTGCATCGTATTTCCTCAGAAAGGTTCAAGACCTCACCCGAACGAGATGGGag gttcAGATTTAGATGGCGATGAATATGCCGTGTTATGGAATGATGACCTAATTTTTCACAGACCGAATGAAACCCCTGGCCATTTTCCTAGTGCTCAGCAAGAAGTTAATTATAATATAAGG GATACAGACATGATTAATTTCcttgtgaaatatataaaaaacgatCAAGTTGGGGCAATTGCAAATGCACATCTCGCACATGCCGATTATTCAGATATTTTCTCGGCGAAGTGCATTGAAATAGCAAAAAAGTTCTCTTATGCAGTTGACTATGCTAAAACTGGAGTGAGTCGTCATCTTGATCCTCCAGAAAGACCAGACCGATTCCCAGACTTCATGGAGAGGAACTATAAAGAAACTTACAAATCAAAAAAAGCTTTAGGCAAGATGTATCGAGTTGCTCACGATTATGAATCGGAAAACCAGGAAGCAAGCATTACTTATCAGGATATTAAA GTTGATCCAGATTTGGAGTATCCTGGATGGGAAAGATACAAAGAGAATGCTATTAAGTcgagaaataaatataacactTTATTGAAAACCATCTTGAGAAATTATGGTATACAGCATGAAGCGGAAGTATTTTCAGGAGCGTTTACTAATTTGCATTGCCGCTTTCAAGAACGAAAAGACCGTGATGAAATCGAGAAGGTAGTTGTGAGATGCATTAAGAGGCTCTCTAAAAGCATGAATGAGGAATTTCTCGAAGAATTTAAAGATGCTGCTGATGCTAAGGAAATTGATGTTCGTATTTTACAAAAAGCCTCCGCTTGGTACATAATTACATATAGTGACAGCAGTGCCAAATTCTTGAGTTTTCCGTGGACAGTTTCTAAGTTCTTAGCAaacattaaaatcagaaaaacgGGTATACCTCCTCTTCATTTTTCTCCTATTGTTGCCGAAATGGATAAGCAAATCAAAATCTGTGAAACGAAAAACCTGTTGCCTCTTGATATCGATTCACCTTTCTgggaagattttaaatttatttgtaaccaGGATGTTGTAAAACTCGCTTTTAGAGTATTGGTTTTGTGGGCTGATGATGAAGAAATATTGACGAGATATGGTCAACAAGGTCTCATGCCATTCAATACATTTCTTAGACTTTTCCTCCATGTTGCTGAATCAGCAAATTACGTAGTCAGTCACAGCAAATCACATAATCAATCTGTCTTCCCCACTCCCAATGGTCCAACATTTTCTGCCGCTTCTCTTTGTTTAGAGTTCTTTAGGTTTTGCCTGACACTTCGTTTCTACAATCAGTATGAAGTCAGGGAAATTATACCATTCACCGTAAATAAATATAGTCAGTTATCAAAACGAGCTGTTGTTACTTACCACAGATTTGCTCTTCTGGGTAAATTTCGAACTCTGTATTTTGATGCAATTGTTGAGGAAAGAGGCATACATATGAAGCCTGTTTATATCGATAGCAAAATATTTCCAAGGTTACCAATTGATTCTGAGTCGCTACGCAAAGCCGAGGAAGCACTTATGAAACACTCAAAAGTGGAATTCGTGAGACTTCGAGAAATCAAACAAACCAAAAAAGTAGTCGTTTTTGCTATTGGCACTGAGCAATCtttgaaaatgttgaaaagcTTTTTGAGAAAGAAGCATGTGTGGTTGAGACAGTTATTCACAACAGGAAATTTACCTTTAGAATAA